In Electrophorus electricus isolate fEleEle1 chromosome 6, fEleEle1.pri, whole genome shotgun sequence, a single genomic region encodes these proteins:
- the myorg gene encoding myogenesis-regulating glycosidase isoform X2, translating to MYQVVPGGAGGTITDGVPIKKINKESRPLVGAGILGLVLVIAAVTAWCYYIASLRKADLLKTELLDLNKDGFLIRNQAGGIVFKMAFRSGTLDLDSCSKQGVILHCSRSDGRRVKFFIMTVKPKETVMCYRVRWEELESDRPVEHAMSYNGSHWYGGAETAVQHWPVAISGQQAPKPFVTSDVYSNRNDFGGILERYWLSSNATAIKINDSVPFHLGWNNTEKTLYFQARYQDSPYKPLPGMPPYAELSYRVCVGPDVTSIHKVMVRRYFPKPNKVPLEAMFRHPIWSTWALHKKDINQEKLLTYAQNIRKHGFNCSHIELDDRYTSGYGEFVFDPEKFPNASSMFQKLKADGFLVSLWTHPFVNYDSDNFGFCVEKGLFVMEPTGQLPALVRWWNGIGGILDFTNPEARNWFTSNLRAFRSKYGVSSFKLDAGETSYLPWKFRTRVHLPDPSTFTRRYTEMAMPFNERAELRSGYGSQNISCFFRLIDRDSVWGYELGLKSIIPTVLTISILGYQFILPDMIGGNAYPNRTYGNGKLPDRELYIRWLELSAFMPSMQFSIPPWEYDAEVVSIAQRFTALHETLVAPRVLELAGEVLNTGDPIIRPLWWIATSDETAYRVDSQFLIGDDLMVAPVLEPGNTHYMLCINTSARLSVLTISV from the exons ATGTACCAAGTAGTACCTGGGGGAGCAGGAGGCACCATCACAGATGGGGTGCCTATTAAGAAGATAAACAAGGAGAGTCGTCCACTTGTAGGCGCTGGGATTCTGGGTTTAGTCTTGGTTATTGCTGCTGTGACAGCATGGTGCTACTATATTGCCTCTCTTCGTAAGGCTGATCTGTTGAAGACCGAGTTACTGGATCTCAATAAGGATGGCTTCCTCATCCGAAACCAAGCTGGGGGAATTGTGTTCAAGATGGCTTTTAG GTCTGGAACGCTCGATTTGGACTCCTGTTCCAAGCAGGGTGTAATTCTTCACTGCTCACGCTCTGATGGCAGAAGGGTGAAATTCTTCATCATGACTGTGAAGCCCAAAGAGACAGTGATGTGCTACCGTGTCCGCTGGGAGGAGCTGGAGTCAGACCGACCCGTGGAGCATGCCATGTCCTACAACGGCTCACATTGGTACGGCGGAGCTGAGACTGCGGTGCAGCATTGGCCTGTTGCCATCTCGGGCCAGCAGGCACCCAAGCCCTTTGTCACCAGTGATGTCTATTCCAACCGCAACGACTTTGGTGGCATCCTTGAGCGCTACTGGCTCTCATCCAATGCAACTGCCATCAAGATCAATGACTCCGTGCCCTTCCACCTGGGCTGGAACAATACAGAGAAGACCTTGTACTTCCAGGCGCGATATCAGGACAGTCCATACAAGCCTCTGCCAGGGATGCCACCTTACGCTGAGCTTAGCTATCGCGTATGTGTGGGGCCAGATGTGACTTCCATCCACAAGGTCATGGTTCGCAGGTACTTTCCCAAACCCAACAAGGTGCCTTTGGAAGCCATGTTTCGCCATCCTATATGGTCCACCTGGGCTTTGCACAAAAAAGACATCAACCAGGAGAAACTTTTAACTTATGCACAAAACATCCGCAAACATGGTTTCAACTGCAGTCACATAGAGCTGGATGACCGCTACACCAGTGGATATGGGGAATTTGTGTTTGATCCAGAAAAATTTCCCAACGCTTCTAGCATGTTTCAAAAGTTAAAGGCAGATGGCTTTCTGGTGTCTTTATGGACACACCCATTTGTTAATTATGACTCTGATAACTTTGGCTTCTGTGTTGAGAAGGGCCTGTTTGTGATGGAGCCTACCGGCCAGCTCCCCGCACTGGTACGCTGGTGGAATGGCATTGGAGGCATCCTAGACTTTACCAATCCAGAGGCTCGGAACTGGTTCACCTCTAACCTGAGAGCCTTCCGTTCCAAATATGGTGTTTCTTCCTTCAAGTTGGATGCTGGTGAGACCAGCTACTTGCCCTGGAAGTTCCGGACACGTGTCCACCTGCCAGACCCCAGCACCTTCACCCGCCGCTACACGGAAATGGCTATGCCCTTCAATGAGCGAGCGGAACTGCGCTCGGGCTACGGCTCACAGAATATCTCCTGCTTCTTTCGCCTTATAGACCGTGACTCAGTGTGGGGCTATGAGCTCGGCCTCAAGTCTATCATCCCCACCGTCCTCACCATCAGCATCCTGGGCTACCAGTTCATCTTGCCTGACATGATTGGGGGCAACGCATATCCCAACCGCACGTATGGCAATGGGAAGCTCCCGGACCGTGAGCTCTACATCCGCTGGCTGGAGCTCTCCGCCTTCATGCCGTCCATGCAGTTTTCCATCCCACCTTGGGAATACGATGCCGAGGTGGTCTCCATCGCCCAGCGCTTCACCGCCCTCCACGAGACGCTGGTGGCACCCAGAGTTCTGGAGTTGGCAGGTGAAGTCTTGAACACTGGAGACCCTATCATCCGCCCTTTATGGTGGATAGCCACCAGTGATGAGACAGCCTATAGAGTGGATTCACAGTTCCTGATAGGAGATGATCTGATGGTGGCACCAGTGTTGGAGCCAG ggaaTACGCATTATATGCTTTGCATCAACACCTCTGCGAGGCTGAGTGTTCTAACAATATCTGTATGA
- the myorg gene encoding myogenesis-regulating glycosidase isoform X1, whose product MYQVVPGGAGGTITDGVPIKKINKESRPLVGAGILGLVLVIAAVTAWCYYIASLRKADLLKTELLDLNKDGFLIRNQAGGIVFKMAFRSGTLDLDSCSKQGVILHCSRSDGRRVKFFIMTVKPKETVMCYRVRWEELESDRPVEHAMSYNGSHWYGGAETAVQHWPVAISGQQAPKPFVTSDVYSNRNDFGGILERYWLSSNATAIKINDSVPFHLGWNNTEKTLYFQARYQDSPYKPLPGMPPYAELSYRVCVGPDVTSIHKVMVRRYFPKPNKVPLEAMFRHPIWSTWALHKKDINQEKLLTYAQNIRKHGFNCSHIELDDRYTSGYGEFVFDPEKFPNASSMFQKLKADGFLVSLWTHPFVNYDSDNFGFCVEKGLFVMEPTGQLPALVRWWNGIGGILDFTNPEARNWFTSNLRAFRSKYGVSSFKLDAGETSYLPWKFRTRVHLPDPSTFTRRYTEMAMPFNERAELRSGYGSQNISCFFRLIDRDSVWGYELGLKSIIPTVLTISILGYQFILPDMIGGNAYPNRTYGNGKLPDRELYIRWLELSAFMPSMQFSIPPWEYDAEVVSIAQRFTALHETLVAPRVLELAGEVLNTGDPIIRPLWWIATSDETAYRVDSQFLIGDDLMVAPVLEPGKQERDIYLPAGHWRSYKGERYDNKEPMHLTDYAVDLDEIAYFLWVQ is encoded by the exons ATGTACCAAGTAGTACCTGGGGGAGCAGGAGGCACCATCACAGATGGGGTGCCTATTAAGAAGATAAACAAGGAGAGTCGTCCACTTGTAGGCGCTGGGATTCTGGGTTTAGTCTTGGTTATTGCTGCTGTGACAGCATGGTGCTACTATATTGCCTCTCTTCGTAAGGCTGATCTGTTGAAGACCGAGTTACTGGATCTCAATAAGGATGGCTTCCTCATCCGAAACCAAGCTGGGGGAATTGTGTTCAAGATGGCTTTTAG GTCTGGAACGCTCGATTTGGACTCCTGTTCCAAGCAGGGTGTAATTCTTCACTGCTCACGCTCTGATGGCAGAAGGGTGAAATTCTTCATCATGACTGTGAAGCCCAAAGAGACAGTGATGTGCTACCGTGTCCGCTGGGAGGAGCTGGAGTCAGACCGACCCGTGGAGCATGCCATGTCCTACAACGGCTCACATTGGTACGGCGGAGCTGAGACTGCGGTGCAGCATTGGCCTGTTGCCATCTCGGGCCAGCAGGCACCCAAGCCCTTTGTCACCAGTGATGTCTATTCCAACCGCAACGACTTTGGTGGCATCCTTGAGCGCTACTGGCTCTCATCCAATGCAACTGCCATCAAGATCAATGACTCCGTGCCCTTCCACCTGGGCTGGAACAATACAGAGAAGACCTTGTACTTCCAGGCGCGATATCAGGACAGTCCATACAAGCCTCTGCCAGGGATGCCACCTTACGCTGAGCTTAGCTATCGCGTATGTGTGGGGCCAGATGTGACTTCCATCCACAAGGTCATGGTTCGCAGGTACTTTCCCAAACCCAACAAGGTGCCTTTGGAAGCCATGTTTCGCCATCCTATATGGTCCACCTGGGCTTTGCACAAAAAAGACATCAACCAGGAGAAACTTTTAACTTATGCACAAAACATCCGCAAACATGGTTTCAACTGCAGTCACATAGAGCTGGATGACCGCTACACCAGTGGATATGGGGAATTTGTGTTTGATCCAGAAAAATTTCCCAACGCTTCTAGCATGTTTCAAAAGTTAAAGGCAGATGGCTTTCTGGTGTCTTTATGGACACACCCATTTGTTAATTATGACTCTGATAACTTTGGCTTCTGTGTTGAGAAGGGCCTGTTTGTGATGGAGCCTACCGGCCAGCTCCCCGCACTGGTACGCTGGTGGAATGGCATTGGAGGCATCCTAGACTTTACCAATCCAGAGGCTCGGAACTGGTTCACCTCTAACCTGAGAGCCTTCCGTTCCAAATATGGTGTTTCTTCCTTCAAGTTGGATGCTGGTGAGACCAGCTACTTGCCCTGGAAGTTCCGGACACGTGTCCACCTGCCAGACCCCAGCACCTTCACCCGCCGCTACACGGAAATGGCTATGCCCTTCAATGAGCGAGCGGAACTGCGCTCGGGCTACGGCTCACAGAATATCTCCTGCTTCTTTCGCCTTATAGACCGTGACTCAGTGTGGGGCTATGAGCTCGGCCTCAAGTCTATCATCCCCACCGTCCTCACCATCAGCATCCTGGGCTACCAGTTCATCTTGCCTGACATGATTGGGGGCAACGCATATCCCAACCGCACGTATGGCAATGGGAAGCTCCCGGACCGTGAGCTCTACATCCGCTGGCTGGAGCTCTCCGCCTTCATGCCGTCCATGCAGTTTTCCATCCCACCTTGGGAATACGATGCCGAGGTGGTCTCCATCGCCCAGCGCTTCACCGCCCTCCACGAGACGCTGGTGGCACCCAGAGTTCTGGAGTTGGCAGGTGAAGTCTTGAACACTGGAGACCCTATCATCCGCCCTTTATGGTGGATAGCCACCAGTGATGAGACAGCCTATAGAGTGGATTCACAGTTCCTGATAGGAGATGATCTGATGGTGGCACCAGTGTTGGAGCCAGGTAAGCAGGAGAGAGATATTTATCTGCCAGCTGGCCACTGGAGAAGCTACAAGGGGGAGCGCTATGATAATAAAGAGCCAATGCATCTCACTGATTATGCTGTTGATCTTGATGAGATTGCATATTTTCTTTGGGTGCAGTGA